From one Acidibrevibacterium fodinaquatile genomic stretch:
- a CDS encoding nucleoside deaminase encodes MRAAGAALDAALAAARAAGARGEVPVGAAVIAADGTLLAVAGNETEARADPSAHAEMLALRAAAASLGVARLPDCDLVVTLEPCPMCAQAASFFRIRRLIFGAYDPKGGGVEHGARVFAATSCHHRPDVVGGVREGECAALLRAFFAARRP; translated from the coding sequence ATGCGCGCCGCCGGCGCGGCGCTGGACGCGGCGCTGGCAGCGGCGCGGGCAGCGGGGGCGCGCGGCGAGGTGCCGGTCGGCGCCGCCGTGATCGCGGCAGACGGCACCCTCCTTGCGGTGGCCGGCAATGAAACCGAGGCGCGCGCCGATCCCTCCGCCCATGCCGAGATGCTGGCGCTGCGGGCGGCGGCAGCATCGCTCGGTGTTGCGCGGCTTCCCGACTGCGATCTCGTGGTGACGCTCGAACCCTGCCCGATGTGCGCCCAGGCAGCGAGTTTCTTTCGCATCCGCCGCCTGATCTTCGGAGCCTACGACCCCAAGGGCGGCGGCGTCGAGCATGGCGCGCGGGTGTTCGCGGCAACCTCCTGCCATCATCGCCCAGACGTGGTGGGGGGCGTGCGCGAGGGCGAATGCGCGGCGCTGTTACGCGCCTTTTTCGCCGCCCGCCGCCCCTGA